From Acipenser ruthenus chromosome 2, fAciRut3.2 maternal haplotype, whole genome shotgun sequence, a single genomic window includes:
- the LOC131696784 gene encoding ankycorbin-like isoform X4, which translates to MKSLKAKFRKSDAHEWSKNDDRLLQAVEHGEVDKVTSLLAKKGVNAVKLDSEGKSALHLAAAKGQAECLGVILSHGVDVTVLDVSGCTALHLAAKNNHQECAKKLIQSKCTIEGGDSSGKTALHYAAACSSAPIVQLLCEQNCPVNVKDAEGCTPLLLCSQNTHEEVCRCLIDHGADINACDKNGRTAVMMACESSSLKTAEILIQKGADLRLVDTLGHDALHYSKLSGNAEIKNLLQAALGKFSLESDTKTTQLNQSCDYSSPPFMTPTQTPPSGGDLSFTEFHIKEEEQKSIALKEQIGELHKEKVLLLETIQDLNTILNQQQAEQNGPEEQNVIATLQAQITSLSLENKKLTHKLKRTQARHSDEENNDSSCHSSFDSNASYHSTKADFQQSLEVHEASETEAKGNSRKSSLKNDSASVKQDDDEKMVVGSEEEIKQLQVAVQNIQIQLQQSEVEKQNLQDKLLSMTSENVQQCSQEVSENCSDILEQKLKETQRKYEEATEEVLSLRAQMKLESITSAEKNSISNVQELKCLYEEQINELKGELSKSLEEQERDKNIIKELEQKLDSLDTRVPVEEYEDVKNSCSMLVENINKEKALLIDKYREAQEEIKLLQEALKGTVPVEAAATDFEEMKAEMNQTIDGLQKHLLELSHSYSDAKSELTIVKNKLSTYEKETVSSEQRDKDYVTIEHHERIVLDFAHNIEEMKEKLLETEAKYHEAIKQVALLQAESDIQKQNSILVCDHAQVVSALGNAVKDLEIQVVDLKEELNQKELEVNMLQESLSAEKASIHEDTITRTTHEQLKASFETEVSLLTAELKEAMKNQDEMSQDIFKARHEVLQVKNEKETIESLVASKDQENGKLKKRSQESEDLISDLKKQLRNFSKLEDDKDKKIEDLTKEVSKLKVALNSLSQLSYTTGPPKRQNQQVDTLQQQVKQLQFQLSEMKKQHQEIVSVYRMHLLYAVQGQMDEDVQNALKQILMMCKMSTQAK; encoded by the exons CCTTCACTTGGCTGCAGCAAAAGGGCAAGCCGAGTGCCTGGGAGTGATTCTTTCACATGGAGTCGATGTGACTGTACTGGATGTATCAG GTTGTACTGCTTTACACCTTGCGGCGAAAAACAACCACCAAGAATGTGCCAAAAAGCTTATTCAG AGCAAATGCACAATTGAAGGCGGTGACAGCTCAGGAAAAACAGCATTACACTATGCAG CAGCATGTAGCAGTGCTCCAATTGTTCAGCTGCTGTGTGAGCAAAACTGTCCTGTGAATGTCAAAGATGCG GAAGGATGCACCCCACTTCTCCTTTGCTCCCAGAATACCCACGAGGAGGTGTGTAGATGCCTGATAGACCATGGAGCCGACATCAACGCATGTGACAAAAATGGAAG AACTGCCGTAATGATGGCCTGTGAGAGCAGCAGTTTGAAGACAGCAGAGATCCTGATTCAGAAGGGGGCTGACCTAAGGCTGGTGGATACATTGGGCCATGATGCGCTTCACTACTCAAAGCTATCCGGAAATGCAGAGATCAAAAACCTCCTTCAGGCGGCACTTGGCAAGTTCTCACTAGAATCTG ATACGAAGACGACACAACTAAATCAG aGTTGTGATTATTCTTCTCCGCCTTTTATGACACCAACCCAAACTCCACCATCTGGGGGAGATCTGTCATTCACAGAATTTCATATTAAg GAGGAGGAGCAGAAAAGTATTGCACTTAAAGAACAAATTGGGGAGTTGCATAAAGAGAAGGTTCTGCTATTGGAGACTATACAAGATTTAAACACAATTCTTAACCAACAGCAG GCTGAGCAGAATGGACCTGAAGAGCAAAATGTAATTGCTACATTGCAAGCACAAATCACTTCTCTTTCTTTGGAAAATAAGAAGTTGACACATAAATTAAAG AGAACACAGGCCCGCCACAGTGATGAGGAAAACAATGATTCTTCTTGCCACAGCAGCTTTGACTCCAATGCTTCTTATCATTCCACGAAGGCTGATTTTCAACAGTCCTTGGAAGTACATGAAGCCTCTGAGACAGAAGCTAAAGGAAACTCAAGAAAGTCTTCCTTGAAGAATGACAGCGCCTCAGTAAAACAAGACGATGATGAGAAGATGGTGGTCGGAAGCGAAGAAGAGATTAAGCAGTTACAAGTGGCCGTGCAAAACATCCAGATACAACTGCAGCAGTCAGAGGTAGAGAAACAAAACCTGCAAGATAAGCTTCTATCCATGACTTCAgaaaatgtgcagcaatgttcccAGGAGGTGTCTGAAAATTGTTCTGATATCCTTGAGCAGAAGCTTAAAGAGACCCAGAGGAAATATGAAGAAGCTACAGAGGAAGTTCTGTCACTTCGGGCCCAAATGAAGCTGGAATCAATCACTTCAGCAGAAAAAAATTCAATATCCAATGTTCAAGAGCTGAAATGTTTATACGAAGAACAGATAAATGAACTAAAAGGTGAACTTTCAAAGTCTTTGGAAGAGCAGGAGAGAGACAAGAACATCATTAAGGAGCTTGAACAAAAGCTTGACTCACTTGATACCAGAGTGCCTGTCGAAGAATATGAAGATGTTAAGAATTCTTGCAGCATGCTTGTAGAGAACATTAACAAAGAAAAGGCCCTGCTAATAGACAAATATAGGGAGGCACAAGAAGAAATTAAGTTGTTGCAAGAAGCCCTGAAAGGAACAGTGCCTGTAGAAGCTGCTGCAACAGACTTTGAAGAGATGAAGGCAGAAATGAACCAAACAATAGATGGGCTACAAAAACATTTGTTAGAGCTGTCGCATTCATATAGCGATGCAAAAAGCGAGCTGACCATAGTTAAAAACAAACTGTCGACATATGAGAAAGAAACAGTGTCAAGTGAACAGAGAGATAAAGATTATGTCACTATAGAGCACCATGAAAGAATTGTCCTTGATTTTGCTCATAATATagaagaaatgaaagaaaaacttTTAGAAACGGAGGCGAAGTATCATGAAGCAATAAAGCAAGTAGCTTTACTCCAGGCAGAATCTGACATTCAGAAGCAAAACTCTATTTTAGTTTGTGATCACGCACAAGTGGTGTCTGCTCTGGGGAATGCTGTCAAGGACCTGGAAATCCAAGTGGTGGATCTGAAAGAAGAGCTTAATCAAAAGGAACTGGAGGTTAACATGTTACAAGAAAGCTTGTCTGCAGAAAAAGCCAGCATTCATGAAGATACTATAACCAGAACTACACATGAACAACTCAAGGCATCCTTCGAGACTGAAGTCAGCTTGCTTACCGCTGAACTAAAAGAAGCCATGAAAAATCAAGATGAGATGTCCCAGGACATTTTCAAAGCAAGGCATGAAGTGTTGCAAgtcaaaaatgaaaaagaaacgaTTGAGAGTCTAGTTGCATCGAAAGATCAAGAAAATGGCAAGCTGAAAAAAAGATCCCAGGAATCTGAAGACCTTATTAGTGACCTAAAAAAACAACTCAGAAACTTCTCAAAACTTGAAGACGATAAGGACAAAAAG attgaGGATTTGACTAAAGAAGTGAGCAAGCTGAAAGTTGCACTTAACAGCCTTTCTCAGCTGTCCTACACTACAGGCCCACCAAAGAGACAGAACCAGCAGGTCGATACTCTTCAGCAACAGGTCAAACAATTACAGTTCCAACTTTCT GAGATGAAAAAGCAGCACCAGGAGATAGTGTCTGTTTATAGGATGCACCTTCTTTATGCAGTTCAG GGACAAATGGATGAAGATGTTCAGAATGCACTCAAACAGATATTAATGATGTGCAAGATGTCAACACAAGCAAAGTGA
- the LOC131696784 gene encoding ankycorbin-like isoform X1, with amino-acid sequence MKSLKAKFRKSDAHEWSKNDDRLLQAVEHGEVDKVTSLLAKKGVNAVKLDSEGKSALHLAAAKGQAECLGVILSHGVDVTVLDVSGCTALHLAAKNNHQECAKKLIQSKCTIEGGDSSGKTALHYAAACSSAPIVQLLCEQNCPVNVKDAEGCTPLLLCSQNTHEEVCRCLIDHGADINACDKNGRTAVMMACESSSLKTAEILIQKGADLRLVDTLGHDALHYSKLSGNAEIKNLLQAALGKFSLESDTKTTQLNQHDQVSRLNAERSTTPKKRKAPPPPISPPQSCDYSSPPFMTPTQTPPSGGDLSFTEFHIKEEEQKSIALKEQIGELHKEKVLLLETIQDLNTILNQQQAEQNGPEEQNVIATLQAQITSLSLENKKLTHKLKRTQARHSDEENNDSSCHSSFDSNASYHSTKADFQQSLEVHEASETEAKGNSRKSSLKNDSASVKQDDDEKMVVGSEEEIKQLQVAVQNIQIQLQQSEVEKQNLQDKLLSMTSENVQQCSQEVSENCSDILEQKLKETQRKYEEATEEVLSLRAQMKLESITSAEKNSISNVQELKCLYEEQINELKGELSKSLEEQERDKNIIKELEQKLDSLDTRVPVEEYEDVKNSCSMLVENINKEKALLIDKYREAQEEIKLLQEALKGTVPVEAAATDFEEMKAEMNQTIDGLQKHLLELSHSYSDAKSELTIVKNKLSTYEKETVSSEQRDKDYVTIEHHERIVLDFAHNIEEMKEKLLETEAKYHEAIKQVALLQAESDIQKQNSILVCDHAQVVSALGNAVKDLEIQVVDLKEELNQKELEVNMLQESLSAEKASIHEDTITRTTHEQLKASFETEVSLLTAELKEAMKNQDEMSQDIFKARHEVLQVKNEKETIESLVASKDQENGKLKKRSQESEDLISDLKKQLRNFSKLEDDKDKKIEDLTKEVSKLKVALNSLSQLSYTTGPPKRQNQQVDTLQQQVKQLQFQLSEMKKQHQEIVSVYRMHLLYAVQGQMDEDVQNALKQILMMCKMSTQAK; translated from the exons CCTTCACTTGGCTGCAGCAAAAGGGCAAGCCGAGTGCCTGGGAGTGATTCTTTCACATGGAGTCGATGTGACTGTACTGGATGTATCAG GTTGTACTGCTTTACACCTTGCGGCGAAAAACAACCACCAAGAATGTGCCAAAAAGCTTATTCAG AGCAAATGCACAATTGAAGGCGGTGACAGCTCAGGAAAAACAGCATTACACTATGCAG CAGCATGTAGCAGTGCTCCAATTGTTCAGCTGCTGTGTGAGCAAAACTGTCCTGTGAATGTCAAAGATGCG GAAGGATGCACCCCACTTCTCCTTTGCTCCCAGAATACCCACGAGGAGGTGTGTAGATGCCTGATAGACCATGGAGCCGACATCAACGCATGTGACAAAAATGGAAG AACTGCCGTAATGATGGCCTGTGAGAGCAGCAGTTTGAAGACAGCAGAGATCCTGATTCAGAAGGGGGCTGACCTAAGGCTGGTGGATACATTGGGCCATGATGCGCTTCACTACTCAAAGCTATCCGGAAATGCAGAGATCAAAAACCTCCTTCAGGCGGCACTTGGCAAGTTCTCACTAGAATCTG ATACGAAGACGACACAACTAAATCAG CATGACCAAGTCTCTAGGTTAAATGCGGAAAGAAGCACAActcctaaaaaaagaaaagctccaCCTCCACCTATTAGCCCTCCCCAG aGTTGTGATTATTCTTCTCCGCCTTTTATGACACCAACCCAAACTCCACCATCTGGGGGAGATCTGTCATTCACAGAATTTCATATTAAg GAGGAGGAGCAGAAAAGTATTGCACTTAAAGAACAAATTGGGGAGTTGCATAAAGAGAAGGTTCTGCTATTGGAGACTATACAAGATTTAAACACAATTCTTAACCAACAGCAG GCTGAGCAGAATGGACCTGAAGAGCAAAATGTAATTGCTACATTGCAAGCACAAATCACTTCTCTTTCTTTGGAAAATAAGAAGTTGACACATAAATTAAAG AGAACACAGGCCCGCCACAGTGATGAGGAAAACAATGATTCTTCTTGCCACAGCAGCTTTGACTCCAATGCTTCTTATCATTCCACGAAGGCTGATTTTCAACAGTCCTTGGAAGTACATGAAGCCTCTGAGACAGAAGCTAAAGGAAACTCAAGAAAGTCTTCCTTGAAGAATGACAGCGCCTCAGTAAAACAAGACGATGATGAGAAGATGGTGGTCGGAAGCGAAGAAGAGATTAAGCAGTTACAAGTGGCCGTGCAAAACATCCAGATACAACTGCAGCAGTCAGAGGTAGAGAAACAAAACCTGCAAGATAAGCTTCTATCCATGACTTCAgaaaatgtgcagcaatgttcccAGGAGGTGTCTGAAAATTGTTCTGATATCCTTGAGCAGAAGCTTAAAGAGACCCAGAGGAAATATGAAGAAGCTACAGAGGAAGTTCTGTCACTTCGGGCCCAAATGAAGCTGGAATCAATCACTTCAGCAGAAAAAAATTCAATATCCAATGTTCAAGAGCTGAAATGTTTATACGAAGAACAGATAAATGAACTAAAAGGTGAACTTTCAAAGTCTTTGGAAGAGCAGGAGAGAGACAAGAACATCATTAAGGAGCTTGAACAAAAGCTTGACTCACTTGATACCAGAGTGCCTGTCGAAGAATATGAAGATGTTAAGAATTCTTGCAGCATGCTTGTAGAGAACATTAACAAAGAAAAGGCCCTGCTAATAGACAAATATAGGGAGGCACAAGAAGAAATTAAGTTGTTGCAAGAAGCCCTGAAAGGAACAGTGCCTGTAGAAGCTGCTGCAACAGACTTTGAAGAGATGAAGGCAGAAATGAACCAAACAATAGATGGGCTACAAAAACATTTGTTAGAGCTGTCGCATTCATATAGCGATGCAAAAAGCGAGCTGACCATAGTTAAAAACAAACTGTCGACATATGAGAAAGAAACAGTGTCAAGTGAACAGAGAGATAAAGATTATGTCACTATAGAGCACCATGAAAGAATTGTCCTTGATTTTGCTCATAATATagaagaaatgaaagaaaaacttTTAGAAACGGAGGCGAAGTATCATGAAGCAATAAAGCAAGTAGCTTTACTCCAGGCAGAATCTGACATTCAGAAGCAAAACTCTATTTTAGTTTGTGATCACGCACAAGTGGTGTCTGCTCTGGGGAATGCTGTCAAGGACCTGGAAATCCAAGTGGTGGATCTGAAAGAAGAGCTTAATCAAAAGGAACTGGAGGTTAACATGTTACAAGAAAGCTTGTCTGCAGAAAAAGCCAGCATTCATGAAGATACTATAACCAGAACTACACATGAACAACTCAAGGCATCCTTCGAGACTGAAGTCAGCTTGCTTACCGCTGAACTAAAAGAAGCCATGAAAAATCAAGATGAGATGTCCCAGGACATTTTCAAAGCAAGGCATGAAGTGTTGCAAgtcaaaaatgaaaaagaaacgaTTGAGAGTCTAGTTGCATCGAAAGATCAAGAAAATGGCAAGCTGAAAAAAAGATCCCAGGAATCTGAAGACCTTATTAGTGACCTAAAAAAACAACTCAGAAACTTCTCAAAACTTGAAGACGATAAGGACAAAAAG attgaGGATTTGACTAAAGAAGTGAGCAAGCTGAAAGTTGCACTTAACAGCCTTTCTCAGCTGTCCTACACTACAGGCCCACCAAAGAGACAGAACCAGCAGGTCGATACTCTTCAGCAACAGGTCAAACAATTACAGTTCCAACTTTCT GAGATGAAAAAGCAGCACCAGGAGATAGTGTCTGTTTATAGGATGCACCTTCTTTATGCAGTTCAG GGACAAATGGATGAAGATGTTCAGAATGCACTCAAACAGATATTAATGATGTGCAAGATGTCAACACAAGCAAAGTGA
- the LOC131696784 gene encoding ankycorbin-like isoform X3 → MKSLKAKFRKSDAHEWSKNDDRLLQAVEHGEVDKVTSLLAKKGVNAVKLDSEGKSALHLAAAKGQAECLGVILSHGVDVTVLDVSGCTALHLAAKNNHQECAKKLIQSKCTIEGGDSSGKTALHYAACSSAPIVQLLCEQNCPVNVKDAEGCTPLLLCSQNTHEEVCRCLIDHGADINACDKNGRTAVMMACESSSLKTAEILIQKGADLRLVDTLGHDALHYSKLSGNAEIKNLLQAALGKFSLESDTKTTQLNQHDQVSRLNAERSTTPKKRKAPPPPISPPQSCDYSSPPFMTPTQTPPSGGDLSFTEFHIKEEEQKSIALKEQIGELHKEKVLLLETIQDLNTILNQQQAEQNGPEEQNVIATLQAQITSLSLENKKLTHKLKRTQARHSDEENNDSSCHSSFDSNASYHSTKADFQQSLEVHEASETEAKGNSRKSSLKNDSASVKQDDDEKMVVGSEEEIKQLQVAVQNIQIQLQQSEVEKQNLQDKLLSMTSENVQQCSQEVSENCSDILEQKLKETQRKYEEATEEVLSLRAQMKLESITSAEKNSISNVQELKCLYEEQINELKGELSKSLEEQERDKNIIKELEQKLDSLDTRVPVEEYEDVKNSCSMLVENINKEKALLIDKYREAQEEIKLLQEALKGTVPVEAAATDFEEMKAEMNQTIDGLQKHLLELSHSYSDAKSELTIVKNKLSTYEKETVSSEQRDKDYVTIEHHERIVLDFAHNIEEMKEKLLETEAKYHEAIKQVALLQAESDIQKQNSILVCDHAQVVSALGNAVKDLEIQVVDLKEELNQKELEVNMLQESLSAEKASIHEDTITRTTHEQLKASFETEVSLLTAELKEAMKNQDEMSQDIFKARHEVLQVKNEKETIESLVASKDQENGKLKKRSQESEDLISDLKKQLRNFSKLEDDKDKKIEDLTKEVSKLKVALNSLSQLSYTTGPPKRQNQQVDTLQQQVKQLQFQLSEMKKQHQEIVSVYRMHLLYAVQGQMDEDVQNALKQILMMCKMSTQAK, encoded by the exons CCTTCACTTGGCTGCAGCAAAAGGGCAAGCCGAGTGCCTGGGAGTGATTCTTTCACATGGAGTCGATGTGACTGTACTGGATGTATCAG GTTGTACTGCTTTACACCTTGCGGCGAAAAACAACCACCAAGAATGTGCCAAAAAGCTTATTCAG AGCAAATGCACAATTGAAGGCGGTGACAGCTCAGGAAAAACAGCATTACACTATGCAG CATGTAGCAGTGCTCCAATTGTTCAGCTGCTGTGTGAGCAAAACTGTCCTGTGAATGTCAAAGATGCG GAAGGATGCACCCCACTTCTCCTTTGCTCCCAGAATACCCACGAGGAGGTGTGTAGATGCCTGATAGACCATGGAGCCGACATCAACGCATGTGACAAAAATGGAAG AACTGCCGTAATGATGGCCTGTGAGAGCAGCAGTTTGAAGACAGCAGAGATCCTGATTCAGAAGGGGGCTGACCTAAGGCTGGTGGATACATTGGGCCATGATGCGCTTCACTACTCAAAGCTATCCGGAAATGCAGAGATCAAAAACCTCCTTCAGGCGGCACTTGGCAAGTTCTCACTAGAATCTG ATACGAAGACGACACAACTAAATCAG CATGACCAAGTCTCTAGGTTAAATGCGGAAAGAAGCACAActcctaaaaaaagaaaagctccaCCTCCACCTATTAGCCCTCCCCAG aGTTGTGATTATTCTTCTCCGCCTTTTATGACACCAACCCAAACTCCACCATCTGGGGGAGATCTGTCATTCACAGAATTTCATATTAAg GAGGAGGAGCAGAAAAGTATTGCACTTAAAGAACAAATTGGGGAGTTGCATAAAGAGAAGGTTCTGCTATTGGAGACTATACAAGATTTAAACACAATTCTTAACCAACAGCAG GCTGAGCAGAATGGACCTGAAGAGCAAAATGTAATTGCTACATTGCAAGCACAAATCACTTCTCTTTCTTTGGAAAATAAGAAGTTGACACATAAATTAAAG AGAACACAGGCCCGCCACAGTGATGAGGAAAACAATGATTCTTCTTGCCACAGCAGCTTTGACTCCAATGCTTCTTATCATTCCACGAAGGCTGATTTTCAACAGTCCTTGGAAGTACATGAAGCCTCTGAGACAGAAGCTAAAGGAAACTCAAGAAAGTCTTCCTTGAAGAATGACAGCGCCTCAGTAAAACAAGACGATGATGAGAAGATGGTGGTCGGAAGCGAAGAAGAGATTAAGCAGTTACAAGTGGCCGTGCAAAACATCCAGATACAACTGCAGCAGTCAGAGGTAGAGAAACAAAACCTGCAAGATAAGCTTCTATCCATGACTTCAgaaaatgtgcagcaatgttcccAGGAGGTGTCTGAAAATTGTTCTGATATCCTTGAGCAGAAGCTTAAAGAGACCCAGAGGAAATATGAAGAAGCTACAGAGGAAGTTCTGTCACTTCGGGCCCAAATGAAGCTGGAATCAATCACTTCAGCAGAAAAAAATTCAATATCCAATGTTCAAGAGCTGAAATGTTTATACGAAGAACAGATAAATGAACTAAAAGGTGAACTTTCAAAGTCTTTGGAAGAGCAGGAGAGAGACAAGAACATCATTAAGGAGCTTGAACAAAAGCTTGACTCACTTGATACCAGAGTGCCTGTCGAAGAATATGAAGATGTTAAGAATTCTTGCAGCATGCTTGTAGAGAACATTAACAAAGAAAAGGCCCTGCTAATAGACAAATATAGGGAGGCACAAGAAGAAATTAAGTTGTTGCAAGAAGCCCTGAAAGGAACAGTGCCTGTAGAAGCTGCTGCAACAGACTTTGAAGAGATGAAGGCAGAAATGAACCAAACAATAGATGGGCTACAAAAACATTTGTTAGAGCTGTCGCATTCATATAGCGATGCAAAAAGCGAGCTGACCATAGTTAAAAACAAACTGTCGACATATGAGAAAGAAACAGTGTCAAGTGAACAGAGAGATAAAGATTATGTCACTATAGAGCACCATGAAAGAATTGTCCTTGATTTTGCTCATAATATagaagaaatgaaagaaaaacttTTAGAAACGGAGGCGAAGTATCATGAAGCAATAAAGCAAGTAGCTTTACTCCAGGCAGAATCTGACATTCAGAAGCAAAACTCTATTTTAGTTTGTGATCACGCACAAGTGGTGTCTGCTCTGGGGAATGCTGTCAAGGACCTGGAAATCCAAGTGGTGGATCTGAAAGAAGAGCTTAATCAAAAGGAACTGGAGGTTAACATGTTACAAGAAAGCTTGTCTGCAGAAAAAGCCAGCATTCATGAAGATACTATAACCAGAACTACACATGAACAACTCAAGGCATCCTTCGAGACTGAAGTCAGCTTGCTTACCGCTGAACTAAAAGAAGCCATGAAAAATCAAGATGAGATGTCCCAGGACATTTTCAAAGCAAGGCATGAAGTGTTGCAAgtcaaaaatgaaaaagaaacgaTTGAGAGTCTAGTTGCATCGAAAGATCAAGAAAATGGCAAGCTGAAAAAAAGATCCCAGGAATCTGAAGACCTTATTAGTGACCTAAAAAAACAACTCAGAAACTTCTCAAAACTTGAAGACGATAAGGACAAAAAG attgaGGATTTGACTAAAGAAGTGAGCAAGCTGAAAGTTGCACTTAACAGCCTTTCTCAGCTGTCCTACACTACAGGCCCACCAAAGAGACAGAACCAGCAGGTCGATACTCTTCAGCAACAGGTCAAACAATTACAGTTCCAACTTTCT GAGATGAAAAAGCAGCACCAGGAGATAGTGTCTGTTTATAGGATGCACCTTCTTTATGCAGTTCAG GGACAAATGGATGAAGATGTTCAGAATGCACTCAAACAGATATTAATGATGTGCAAGATGTCAACACAAGCAAAGTGA